In Microbulbifer agarilyticus, the DNA window TTGCCCAACAGTGAATCCGCGTAATTGAACGTATTAATTGAGTGCGCGATCTTTCCAGTACTTGGTGCCTTTGAGGGTGGCCTGCAACGCGATACCGCTCTCGGTCAGTTGGTACACACGCATGCCGTCCACTACCACTTCGCCACCGACCGCAGCACCTTTGTCCTGTGCCTTGGCTGCGGCGTCTGCATGTCCGCCGAAGGACCAGCCGCTCTCGACAAAGCGGCCCATGACTTCCGGCGAATCAAACACAAATAGTGCCCGGAAATCCTTTACCCCGAAGCCGAGGCCAACACCGACTTCGCCCATCTTCATGTAGGTGCGCTTGCCGCTGTTATTTACCGCGACGCCGTAGCCGGTTGAGGCGCTGGCAAGCAGCAGGTTCACATTCACGTTGCTAAACACCGCGTAGCCCGGTGCCTGTGCCAGTTCATTGCGCAATTCGGGCTGTAAGCTGTAGAGCTCATCCAAAACCTGGCGCTCGGTTTGCTGAATGTGGCGGCGCTGGTCGTCGCCGGTCTGACCGGGGGCTGCACAGGCGGTAATCAGTACAATCTGGGCCGCTACGACCAGTTGGGCCAAAGGGCGAAGAAAAGTGCGCGCAATGTGCGTCATGTGAGCTCTCCAATGTACCGGAACACTGCCGGAAAAATGTGCCGAAATAGGCGGTCAACAAATGCCGCGGCGTATGATGTTGCAAAACTTCATGCTCAGAATACCGATGATGCCTCGTTATGCCTGCGACTTGGCGCACAAAGAGTGAATTGGCGCCACTTTCAGCTGGTTCCTGAAATCGGGTATTCTTGCGCCCACTGTTATGCGCTGGTTATGCGCAATTCCGCCGGATAGTGATTTGCCGGTATTTCTCAGAGGATAAAACCATGAACCGATCCCTTAAGCGCGGCCTGGCCGCATCCTGCCTGCTGACCATGGTGATGAACCTGACCGCGTGCGGATACTTCCTGTACCCAGAGCGTAAAGGCCAGACTGGCGGCCGCGTGGATCCGGTGGTGGTGATTCTGGATGGTGCGGCGCTGCTATTCGGCATTCTGCCGGGTATCGTTGCGTTTGCGGTGGATTTCACTAACGGCACTATCTACCTGCCCGCCGGCGGTTCTTCGGCGATCGATCGTCACATCAGCTCTGCCGATGACAACCAGCTGAACGGCGCAAATGGCGAGGTGCTGGGTAAGCAGGTTATTGACCAGAACGGTCAGGCCTGGGTTGAGCTGCCGCTGGAAGCGGTGGGTACAGCAGTCAACGGCGATGAGCTGACCCAGGTGAGTGCGGCTATTCGCCAGTACACCGGCCATGAGGTGAGCGTTACCGATGTGGTTTGGGTGCGTGACCTGGCGGCACTGCAGCAGGCCCGTAGCGAGCAGTTTGCCGCAGCCCACTAAGACGCCCTTGCTGGCTATTATGTTCTCCCGAACCGGTATTTGCCTGTGGCAATCATGACAGGCGCCGAGTCCGCCTCTGCAGAGGCTTCGGCCGGTTCGGCTTTGCGCGAAGTCCTGCCGCGTCGCTACGCTCAGGACTTTGCAGCCCCCTCTGTCTGCCTACCGTTTCTCAAAGTCCCCGATATTGTTCATATGGGGCTGAACAAGCTGGCGCCTCAGTCTTGGATCACTCCCTGTTCGCAGTTGCCGCATTACCTGAACAACAAGACCGCCGCCTACCAGCGGCTGGGTGAGAAGGTGTATGCACAGTTGCCGGAGTCCTTACCCGCCCAGCGTGAACTCGTGGAGTTGCTGCACCGGCATCTTTTACAGGATCACTCGGGCTATGTTCGTACCGCCGCGGGTACGCTCCGCTGGCGAGGTGCTTCTGGAGATTTGCACTGGCCCGGTGTCGAGTCTGTGTTGCGCAGTGCCTCTCCATTGCGCGATGCCGGCCGCTGGATTGCCGACGATGTCTGCCTGTTACTGCCGGGCGATACGGGTTACCAATTGGTGGCGGCTTATCTGGCGGCGCCCAGTTACTGGCGATTGGAAGAGAAGATCGGCAGGCCGCTGAATCAGATCCACGCACCAGTACCGGGCTTTCAGAATAAACTGGCGGGTCAAATGGCGCGCTTTTTTGATCACCTGAAGCCCGAGTATCCCGTGTGGCGCAGCAATTGGTCGGTGGTGGATTCTCCGGCACTGTTACAGCGCGGGGAAATGGCGTCCGGTCTGGACGAGGGGGCTGAGTCTGGAAAGTCGCTATACCTGCGTATAGAGCGGCAGTCGCTGCGCCGGTTACCCAATACCGGGGCGGTAGTCTTTACCATTCGCGTCATGATCAACCCACTGGAAGATCTGCTGCCGATTGAGGGTGGCCTGAGCGCGTTGGCGGCGGCGGTCGCTCAGATGTCTCCGGAGGAGGGGCGCTACAAATCGCTCGCGCCCCTGTTGCCGTCACTGCAACAATTTTTCTCCCGTCACCTCGAGGACCCATCGGCCTGAGGCCACTGCCGCAATTCGCGTGTTGTATCTCTTTTTGATCTTATTCCTGGGCTTTAAAATTCTTCGGTGAGAGTCCCGTCCAGCGCCGGAAAGCCTTGCCGAATGCACTCTCGTCGCAGTAGCCAAGCGCCGCTGCGATATCCACGTTGGTCTTCTGTCCTTCACGTAACCACTGGCAAGCGTAGTGGCTGCGCACTTCGTCCTGGATTGCGCGGAAGCTGGCATCTTCTTCGAGCAGTTTTCTTCCCAGGTGCCGGGGGCTGATGCACAGCCGTGCGGCCACCTGTTCCCGGCTGAGCTGGGGTTCCTGTTGTAGCAGGTGCGCTACGCGCAGTTGCAGACTTTTGCTGGTCAGTGCTTTCAGTAGGGCGTCCGCTTCCGGCTTGAGGCGTGCCATTACCTGACGGTCCGCGGCGACCAGGGGGATCTCAAGGTCCTGTGAGCGCAGTCGGATACCCGACACTTCGGCATTAAATTGCACGGGCGCCTGCAGGACTTGCTGGTACTGCTGTTGTACCGCGAGCGACGGGGTAGGGTAGGCAAATTGAACGCTCTGCGGCTGGAATTCCTTGCCGGTCATTGCCCGTGACTGTGAGAGCAGGGTGGAGAGCACGGTTTCCACGCGCAGGCGGGCACAGCGCAGATAGTTGGGGTGATAGCAGACATCCACATAGTAGCTGCTGCGACGCAATTCAAACTGACCGCCTTCGCCCAGCAGAGGATGATAAACCAGCAGCTGGTCGATGGCTGCGCCAAGGTTTTTTTGGGTCATCAGCAGGTAGCCCACCAGTCCCATTTGGCTACCCTGCATCGCCTGGCCCAGGCGGACCCCAAGTAGTGGGTCGGGGTGAGCCTCCTGTACCGCGAGCCAGATTTCTTCCTGAACCTGCATGGGCACCCGTTCTTCCTCGTTAATGGCGGCCAGCAGGTCCTGTGCGGCATCCGGTAGCGTCAGGTTCAATTGCCCCAGTGCGCTCAGAATCGCGCGTGTGTAGCTTAATGTGACGGTTCTAGTATCTGCGGTGTTCAAAGTGACTGTCCGAAATTAACCAGAGAGTGCCCGATTATGACGACGGCCAATCCGGATGTCACGTTATATTCACTTTGAATGAAAAACGGAATGTCCATCCTCCTGGCGCGGGACGCCAGAGTGGCTTCCAGCGGTGAATCCAGCTAAGCGAGAAAAGAATAATGAAACCCTATGCAGTGATTGGCGCGGGCCCTATGGGGCTTTGCACAGTACGCAACCTGATCAAGCACAGCATTCCCTGTGTGGGGTTCGAGATCCACAGCGATGTGGGCGGCTTGTGGGACATCGACAGTCCCACTAGCACCATGTACGAATCGGCCCACCTGATCTCTTCCAAGCGCATGACCGAGTTCGCGGAGTTTCCGATGGGCGATGACGTTGCGCTGTTCCCGCACCATCGCGAAATGAAAGAGTACTTTCAGGCCTTCGCGCGGGAGTTCGACCTGTATCGCCACTACGAGTTTGAAACCGAGGTGGTGCGCTGTGAACGCGAAGGCGATGACTGGCACATTACTACCCGCAGCCAGGGCCAGGAACAGACCCGGGTATTTGGCGGACTGTTGATTGCCAACGGTACCCTGCATCACCCGAATATGCCGAAACTACCCGGCGAATTCAGCGGCGAATTGCTCCACTCAGCGGACTATCGCGACCCCGCCGTTTTCGAAGGTAAGCGCGTGTTGTTGGTCGGATGCGGTAACAGTGGTGCGGATATTGCGGTGGATGCGGCCCACCGCGCTAAAGACGTGGACATCAGCCTGCGTCGCGGTTACTACTTCCTGCCTAAATTTATCGGCGGTAAGGCGACCGACGCGCTGGGTGGCAAGATCAAGTTGCCGCGCTTTATCCAGCAGAAGGTGAGTGCGGCCATCTCCAAGCTGATGTTGGGAACACCTGAGCAGTACGGTCTGCCCAAACCCGATTACAAAATGTTCGAATCCCATCCGGTGATCAACTCTTTGATTCTGCATCATATCGGTCACGGTGATATCCACGTGCGCAAGGATATCGCGGCAGTGGAGGGGCATAGCGTTACCTTCGTCGATGGTAGTAGCGCTGACTACGACATGATCGTGATGGCCACCGGTTACAAGTTGCACTACCCATTTATCGACCGCGCGCACCTGAACTGGGAATCTTTCGCACCCCGTTTGTATCTCAACGTGTTCCACCCGGAATACGACAACCTGTTCCTGATGGGGATGGTGGAAGCTGCGGGCCTTGGTTGGGAAGGTCGCAACCGTCAGGCAGAAATGGTGGCCCTGTATATTCGCCAGCTGTCCGAAGGTGCCGAGTCCGCGAGTAAACTGAAAGCGGTAAAACAGGCACAGGCTGGAAAACGTGCGGACGGTGGGATGCAGTATCTCAATCTCGAACGCATGGCCTACTACGTGCACAAGGATACTTACCTGAACGCGATGGCCGAGCATACAGAGGGTCTGCGTAAGGATTACAAAAGTTTTGATGCGGCAGTGAACCTCGACGCTGCCCCGATTCCTGCAAAATAAGAGCACAACATGACAGAGAAGCGGGTTTTAATTACCGGTGCAGCCGGTTACGTCGGGCATCTGCTGGGGGAATCCCTGAGTAAGAATATGTCCGTGGTAGGTGTTGATGTCGCGCATCGGGAAGCCTGTTTCCCAATCTTTAATATGGATATCTGCGACGAGGCACTGGTTGAATTGATCCGGGCGGAGCGCGTTACCCATGTGGTGCACCTGGCTTCGGTGATGTCTGCCGGCCGCGACCGTGCGCGGGAATATAAGATTGATGTTGAGGGCACGCGCAATGTGTTGAACGCGTGTGTACGCGCGGGCGTTGTGCACTTTACCCTCACCAGCAGTGGCGCGGCTTACGGTTATCATGCGGATAATCCAGCCTGGTTGCAGGAAAGTGATGCTCTGCGTGGAAACCCGGAATTCGCCTATTCCGATCACAAGCGCCTGATTGAAGAAATGCTGGCGGAGTATCGCCAGAACCATCCTGAACTTAAACAGCTGGTATTTCGCCCCTGCGCCATTGTTGGTGCCACCACCAACAGCAAAATCAGTGCACTGTTTTCCGGGCGCAGCATTCTCGACCCCGGCGCGCACAATTCTCCCTTCGTGTTCATCTGGGATCAGGATGTGGTCGGCGCGATCGAATACGGTGTTACTCGCGATGCAGCGGGTATCTACAACCTCGCGGGTGATGGCGCCCTGACGCCGGCAGAAATTGCGCGGCTGCTGAATAAACCCCTGCGCCGTCCACCGGTCTGGTTGTTGAAGGCCCTGCTGGCAATAAGCTTTGGGCTGCGCCTGGGTGACGCGCACCCTGCGCAGGTGCGCTTTCTGCAATATCGACCGGTGCTGCTCAATACACGCCTGAAATCAGAGCTTGGCTATCAGCCCCAGAAAACTTCCGCGGAGACTTTTGCCTTTTTCGCCGAGCATGCTCTGGGCCGGAAAGTGGATCTCAGCGATGCCCAAATTACCTACTGCTCCGATTCATCGGGCAGTGATGGAGCACAGCGCGTGGCAACAAATGAGGGGGCGGCAGTATGAAAGAGTTATTCGTCAGGCGCGTAAATCGGGAGCGCGTTGCGGTCGTTACCGGTGCAGCGGGTGGTCTCGGTTGGGCAATGGTGCAGGAGCTGGCGCAGCGCGCGCAATCTGCCTCGGTCGCATTGCGACTGGTTTTGGTAGATGTGAACGAGGATGCCCTACGTCAGCGCGCCGCAGAACTGGTTGAGCCGCTGGTGAGTATCGATATCCATGTGGCGGACCTGTCGGCGGAAGAGTCGGTTGCCCAGCTTTGTGAGAAGTTGCGCGATGCGTATCCTCAGGTGGACCTGCTGATTAATAATGCGGGTATTACCCATCGCAGCCTTTCAGCGCAAACCAGTAATGCGGTTATTCGGCGGGTGATGGCCGTGGATTATCACGCGCCGGTTGAGCTGGCCCAGGGGTTGCTTGCGCCGCTCACCGCGGCAGGCGGCTGTGTGGTGAATATCAGTTCTATGGCGGGTTGGATGCCCGTTCTCGGTCGCGCGGGCTACTGTGCGGCAAAGAGCGCTTTGCACCAGTACTTCGAGACCTTTCGTGAAGAAGTGCGCGAGGACGGTGTGTCTGTGCTGATGGTATATCCCAGTTTTGTGGCGACCAACATTGATGCCAACGCGCTCTCCGGTGATGGCGGGCGTGCCCAGCACGCCCAGAGCACGGTTGGCCAGGTGCGCAGTGCCGACTGGATGGCTGTGCGTATTCTGGATGCGCTGGCAGCGGGCAAGGAGCGCTTGTTCCCCCGCGATAAGTCGTTGTTCGGAGCCTACCTGTATAAATTGGCTCCGCGCCTGTTCCTGCGGCAAATGGTGAAGAACTTTCGTGTGGAGCTGGAAGAGGGGCGCAAGCTGGCCCGCCAGTCTGAATTGTCGCAGGGCTGATTCTGCAAAGATCCTGGACTGGCTTTCGATCTACTCAGGAGAACTCGGTAGTTAGCATGGGTATCACGCTGGCTGCCAACAGCAGTCCCATCGTCATATTAAAGGCCCGCAAATGTTTCGGCTCGGTGAGAATCCGTTTTAAACCGACGCCGAACATTAGCCAGATACCGATGCACGGGCCTCCAATCAAAATGAATGCCAGTGCAATGCGGCCTGCCTCGAGCAGTATCTCGCCATTGGGGGTGGTAAAGGCCGCGAGCGCGCCCACGGCCATAATCCATCCCTTCGGGTTCACCCACTGAAACGCGACCGCCTGCAGGAATGAAAAGGGCTTTTGCTGCGGCGTTGCGCCCACATCCCGGGTGCTCGCGATTTTCCAGGCCAAATACAGCAGGTAGGTAATGCCCGCCCAGCGCACCACTTCGTGCAGGAATGGAAACTGCTGAAATAAGGTCCCCATACCAAATCCGATCGCCATAATCATGGCCGGGAAGCCAATACATATGCCGAGCATATGCGGCAGGGATCTCTCGACACCGTAGTTCAGGCCCGAGGACATGATCATAAGGTTATTCGGCCCCGGCGTAATACTGGTGGAGAATACAAACAGCGCGATGGACAGCAAAATTTCCAACGTAAACCTCGGCAGTGGAATGGGGCGGTAGAAAGCAGTAGGGGGAAATCAGCGTGATTATCGCGTTGTGATGCCTATCCGGCAATCCTGAAGGTGTATGTCTGGCGAGTCTGCTCTCTGCTGCGGCGTCAGTCTCGGGGAATGCCAGCGTCGCTTTTGTGCCGCGCCCGACCTACAATTCACTTTTTCTAGCTGCGCACGCCCGACGCCAAAGGCTGCGCTCAGGTGGGGTTATGCATGGCGTTTATCGACAGCCACTGCCATTTTGATTTTGATGCGTTTAGCGAGGACCGCGCGCAAGTCTGGTCGCGTTGCCGGCAGGCGGGGGTGCAATCCCTGGTGATCCCCGGTGTCAGTATTCCCCAGTGGCGACAATTGTTTGCCCTGGTGCACTCTGAACCCGGTTGGTATGGCGCGGTCGGGGTGCATCCGTGGTGGGTAAAGGAGCTGGCGATTGCGCCTGCCGACGTGCGTCGGGCAGTCGTTGAGCGTGTCGAGCATGAACGCCAGCGAAGCGGAGATGTGTCGCGCTGCGTCGCTGTAGGTGAGTGCGGTCTGGACGCCACTATCGAAACACCCCTTGAGCAACAGTTGCCGGTATTTGAAGCGCAGTTGGATGCTGCGCGCGCATTGTCCCTGCCGGTGATTGTCCATAGCGTTCGTGCGCATGCGGATGTATTGCGCACGTTAAAGAAATTTTCCCTGGAGCAGGGTGGGGTGATCCATGCGTTTTCCGGCAGCCGGGAAATTGCTGAGGAATATGTGCGACTGGGTTTCTACCTGGGAGTTGGCGGCACCATTACCTACGACCGCGCGATGAAAACCCGCAAGACGGTGCGCGAAATTCCATTGGAAAAGTTGCTGCTGGAGTCCGACGCGCCGGACATGCCACTGGCAGGCCGCCAGGGAGAGCGCAACAGCCCGGAATACTTGCCGCAAATCGCGCATACTCTGGCAGAGCTGCGCGGTATTTCTCCGGAGCTGGTCATTGCGCAGACCGGAAAAAATGCACGCGCGCTTTTTGGATTTTGAACCGACGATGAATTTTTCCTCGCAAGAATTTAAGCAGCAGTTCCCACTGTTTTCCCAAGCAGAAAACCGCGAACTGGTTTATCTGGATAATGCGGCGACCACGCAGAAGCCGGCCTGCGTCATTGATGCGATCCGCGATTTCTATCTGCACAGCAATGCCAATACCCATCGCTCAAGTCACCGCCTGGCCCGGCGGGCCACAGAGATGGTGGAGCGGGTCAGAGCGGCAAGTGCACGTTTTCTGGGCGCGGAGTCACCACGCGAGATCATATTTACCCGCGGCGCCACCGAAGGTCTGAATCTGTTGGCCAATAGCTTGTGCCGGGGTCTGGTCGCCGGCGATGAGATTATTTTGTCGACCGCCGAGCATCACGCCAATCTTGTGCCGTGGCAAATGCTGGCGGCGCAGTATGGTCTGGTATTACGCTTTGTGCCGGACGCCAACGGTGTGCCGCAAATTGACCGTATAGCAGAGGTGTTGTCGCCGCGCACCCGGGTTGTATCCATCACAGGCGGATCCAATGCACTGGGCTTTCGCACCGATCTTGCAGCCTTGCGCGCAACCCTAGCTGCGAAATCGTCAGCTGCAACATCGTCAGGTGCAGTATCGTCACAAGGCGATCTGCGGTGGATCGTGGACGGCTCGCAATTGGTTGCGCACGATGTGGTGGATGTTGCGGCCATTGGTTGTGATTTCTTTGTGTGCTCTGCGCACAAATTTTATGGCCCTACGGGTTTAGGTCTGGTTTATGGTCGCGAAGCGCTGTTGCGCGAACTGCCGCCATGGCAGGGCGGTGGGGAGATGATTACCAGCGTCGATCTTCTTGCCAGTGATTACGCCGATCTGCCTCATCGGTTTGAGGCGGGCACATCGTCACTCGCGGCAATTGCCGGGCTTGGTGCCTGTTTGGAATTCCTCGGCAAGCAGGACCGGCTGGCGATGGCGCAGTACGAGCAATCCCTGCTTGCCTACCTGCACGACAGGTTGTCACAGATACCTGAGCTGGAGCTGCTGAGCGATGCCCGCAACAATCTCGGTATTGCCAGTTTTGTGCACGCCCGTTGTGCGGCGATTGATATCGCGCAGTGGTTGGATGGGCGGGATATTGCGGTGCGCGTAGGGCATCACTGTGCCCAGCCGCTGTTGCATGCTGCTGGCCACACGGCGACGGTGCGCGCATCTCTGGTGGCATATAACTCGAAGGAAGATATTGACCGCTTGATTGCTGGGGTTGAGGAATTATTGCGGCAGCTGGATGATACGGCGGAACCTCAGCCGGCTGCCGCCGATTCCGCCATAGATTCTGCAGAGACGTATTCCTGGCAGCCCGATAATTTGGCGAAACTGGATCTGGGAGCGCTGCGCAATCAACAGAACTGGCAAGATCGCTATCGTACGCTCATGAGCTGGGCGAAGGTGATTTCTCGCAAAGATCACATTCGTACCACCGAGCATTTGGTGCAGGGCTGTGAATCCAGTGCTTGGCTGGTGCATCGCCAGGAGGCGGGCGTGCATCGCTTCGCCATCGATAGCGATAGTCGGATCGTAAAAGGGTTGGGGGCGCTATTGCTGTCGCAGATTGATGGTGCGACGGACGATGCCGTTGCGCCATCCCAGTTACATCAAATTTTTGATGAGTTGGGTTTGTCGCAGCAACTGAGTGAATCCCGCGGCAACGGCTTTCGCGCTTTGGTACAGCGCGCATTCGACTTAATGCACGCCTGATAGATTGGCTTGCTCGCGCTACTTCTGGGGCTTTGCGCGCTGCACAATGCGTTCAATCGCTTTGCTTGCGGCAACAAATCCAAATGTGCCTGTGACCATTGTGGCTGCGCCGAACCCGCCACTGCAATCCAGTTTTACCCCATTTTGCATGGTGCTTTTTTGCTGGCAAACCTGTCCATCGGGCTGCGGGTACACCATGGGCTCGCTGGAATAAATGGCGTCCACGCCAAACTGGCGTTTGCTGGACTTCTGGAAATTGTGAAAGCGGTACAGGTGCTGGCGGACCTTTGCCAGCATCGGGTCGCTGACGGTACGGCCGAGATCAGCGCTAGTGATCACGGCTGGGTTTTTCTTACCGCCGGCCGAGCCTACGGTAATCAGGCGCAGCTTGCGGGCTTTGCAGTAGGCGATGAGCGCGGCTTTGACGCGCGCGTTGTCAAACGCATCGATCACCATATCGATGGCTTCTTTCTCCGGTGCCAGAAATTCGGCAAAGTTGTCGCTGGCGATAAAATCTTCGTGGGTGACTACATCAACTTCCGGGTTGATCATACGCAGTCGCTCCGCCATGACTTCCACCTTGATCTCGCCGATGCTGCCCACCTGGGCATGGATCTGGCGATTGGTATTGGTGATGCAGATGTCATCCAGGTCGATCAGGGTGATTTTGCCCACGCCGCTGCGTACCAGCGCTTCTGCGGTCCAACTGCCTACGCCGCCAATACCGATGATGATGACATGGGATCTGTGCAGAGCATGCAGGGCGTCGTTGCCATAGAGTCTCGCAATTCCGCCAAAACGTTGCAGGTAGGCGTCACTCAAGTTCTTTCCAGGCATAGGGCTTCCTGTGTTACATCTCTTGCGGGGGTCCCAGATCAGAGGAGTAGATCAGGGGAGGGGAGGAGCATGGCAGGGCGAAGAGGCCGCCCTGCCGAGGTGCGGAAGCGAATCAGTGCACGTG includes these proteins:
- a CDS encoding heme-dependent oxidative N-demethylase family protein — its product is MTGAESASAEASAGSALREVLPRRYAQDFAAPSVCLPFLKVPDIVHMGLNKLAPQSWITPCSQLPHYLNNKTAAYQRLGEKVYAQLPESLPAQRELVELLHRHLLQDHSGYVRTAAGTLRWRGASGDLHWPGVESVLRSASPLRDAGRWIADDVCLLLPGDTGYQLVAAYLAAPSYWRLEEKIGRPLNQIHAPVPGFQNKLAGQMARFFDHLKPEYPVWRSNWSVVDSPALLQRGEMASGLDEGAESGKSLYLRIERQSLRRLPNTGAVVFTIRVMINPLEDLLPIEGGLSALAAAVAQMSPEEGRYKSLAPLLPSLQQFFSRHLEDPSA
- a CDS encoding AraC family transcriptional regulator, with protein sequence MNTADTRTVTLSYTRAILSALGQLNLTLPDAAQDLLAAINEEERVPMQVQEEIWLAVQEAHPDPLLGVRLGQAMQGSQMGLVGYLLMTQKNLGAAIDQLLVYHPLLGEGGQFELRRSSYYVDVCYHPNYLRCARLRVETVLSTLLSQSRAMTGKEFQPQSVQFAYPTPSLAVQQQYQQVLQAPVQFNAEVSGIRLRSQDLEIPLVAADRQVMARLKPEADALLKALTSKSLQLRVAHLLQQEPQLSREQVAARLCISPRHLGRKLLEEDASFRAIQDEVRSHYACQWLREGQKTNVDIAAALGYCDESAFGKAFRRWTGLSPKNFKAQE
- a CDS encoding flavin-containing monooxygenase, translated to MKPYAVIGAGPMGLCTVRNLIKHSIPCVGFEIHSDVGGLWDIDSPTSTMYESAHLISSKRMTEFAEFPMGDDVALFPHHREMKEYFQAFAREFDLYRHYEFETEVVRCEREGDDWHITTRSQGQEQTRVFGGLLIANGTLHHPNMPKLPGEFSGELLHSADYRDPAVFEGKRVLLVGCGNSGADIAVDAAHRAKDVDISLRRGYYFLPKFIGGKATDALGGKIKLPRFIQQKVSAAISKLMLGTPEQYGLPKPDYKMFESHPVINSLILHHIGHGDIHVRKDIAAVEGHSVTFVDGSSADYDMIVMATGYKLHYPFIDRAHLNWESFAPRLYLNVFHPEYDNLFLMGMVEAAGLGWEGRNRQAEMVALYIRQLSEGAESASKLKAVKQAQAGKRADGGMQYLNLERMAYYVHKDTYLNAMAEHTEGLRKDYKSFDAAVNLDAAPIPAK
- a CDS encoding SDR family oxidoreductase is translated as MTEKRVLITGAAGYVGHLLGESLSKNMSVVGVDVAHREACFPIFNMDICDEALVELIRAERVTHVVHLASVMSAGRDRAREYKIDVEGTRNVLNACVRAGVVHFTLTSSGAAYGYHADNPAWLQESDALRGNPEFAYSDHKRLIEEMLAEYRQNHPELKQLVFRPCAIVGATTNSKISALFSGRSILDPGAHNSPFVFIWDQDVVGAIEYGVTRDAAGIYNLAGDGALTPAEIARLLNKPLRRPPVWLLKALLAISFGLRLGDAHPAQVRFLQYRPVLLNTRLKSELGYQPQKTSAETFAFFAEHALGRKVDLSDAQITYCSDSSGSDGAQRVATNEGAAV
- a CDS encoding SDR family NAD(P)-dependent oxidoreductase — protein: MKELFVRRVNRERVAVVTGAAGGLGWAMVQELAQRAQSASVALRLVLVDVNEDALRQRAAELVEPLVSIDIHVADLSAEESVAQLCEKLRDAYPQVDLLINNAGITHRSLSAQTSNAVIRRVMAVDYHAPVELAQGLLAPLTAAGGCVVNISSMAGWMPVLGRAGYCAAKSALHQYFETFREEVREDGVSVLMVYPSFVATNIDANALSGDGGRAQHAQSTVGQVRSADWMAVRILDALAAGKERLFPRDKSLFGAYLYKLAPRLFLRQMVKNFRVELEEGRKLARQSELSQG
- a CDS encoding LysE family translocator; translation: MEILLSIALFVFSTSITPGPNNLMIMSSGLNYGVERSLPHMLGICIGFPAMIMAIGFGMGTLFQQFPFLHEVVRWAGITYLLYLAWKIASTRDVGATPQQKPFSFLQAVAFQWVNPKGWIMAVGALAAFTTPNGEILLEAGRIALAFILIGGPCIGIWLMFGVGLKRILTEPKHLRAFNMTMGLLLAASVIPMLTTEFS
- a CDS encoding TatD family hydrolase, giving the protein MAFIDSHCHFDFDAFSEDRAQVWSRCRQAGVQSLVIPGVSIPQWRQLFALVHSEPGWYGAVGVHPWWVKELAIAPADVRRAVVERVEHERQRSGDVSRCVAVGECGLDATIETPLEQQLPVFEAQLDAARALSLPVIVHSVRAHADVLRTLKKFSLEQGGVIHAFSGSREIAEEYVRLGFYLGVGGTITYDRAMKTRKTVREIPLEKLLLESDAPDMPLAGRQGERNSPEYLPQIAHTLAELRGISPELVIAQTGKNARALFGF
- a CDS encoding aminotransferase class V-fold PLP-dependent enzyme; translated protein: MNFSSQEFKQQFPLFSQAENRELVYLDNAATTQKPACVIDAIRDFYLHSNANTHRSSHRLARRATEMVERVRAASARFLGAESPREIIFTRGATEGLNLLANSLCRGLVAGDEIILSTAEHHANLVPWQMLAAQYGLVLRFVPDANGVPQIDRIAEVLSPRTRVVSITGGSNALGFRTDLAALRATLAAKSSAATSSGAVSSQGDLRWIVDGSQLVAHDVVDVAAIGCDFFVCSAHKFYGPTGLGLVYGREALLRELPPWQGGGEMITSVDLLASDYADLPHRFEAGTSSLAAIAGLGACLEFLGKQDRLAMAQYEQSLLAYLHDRLSQIPELELLSDARNNLGIASFVHARCAAIDIAQWLDGRDIAVRVGHHCAQPLLHAAGHTATVRASLVAYNSKEDIDRLIAGVEELLRQLDDTAEPQPAAADSAIDSAETYSWQPDNLAKLDLGALRNQQNWQDRYRTLMSWAKVISRKDHIRTTEHLVQGCESSAWLVHRQEAGVHRFAIDSDSRIVKGLGALLLSQIDGATDDAVAPSQLHQIFDELGLSQQLSESRGNGFRALVQRAFDLMHA
- the tcdA gene encoding tRNA cyclic N6-threonylcarbamoyladenosine(37) synthase TcdA, whose protein sequence is MPGKNLSDAYLQRFGGIARLYGNDALHALHRSHVIIIGIGGVGSWTAEALVRSGVGKITLIDLDDICITNTNRQIHAQVGSIGEIKVEVMAERLRMINPEVDVVTHEDFIASDNFAEFLAPEKEAIDMVIDAFDNARVKAALIAYCKARKLRLITVGSAGGKKNPAVITSADLGRTVSDPMLAKVRQHLYRFHNFQKSSKRQFGVDAIYSSEPMVYPQPDGQVCQQKSTMQNGVKLDCSGGFGAATMVTGTFGFVAASKAIERIVQRAKPQK